A stretch of Ranitomeya variabilis isolate aRanVar5 chromosome 3, aRanVar5.hap1, whole genome shotgun sequence DNA encodes these proteins:
- the SMAP2 gene encoding stromal membrane-associated protein 2: MTGKSVRDVERYQAVLSELLLREENKFCADCQAKGPRWASWNIGVFMCIRCAGVHRNLGVHISRVKSVNLDQWTQEQIQCMEEMGNGKARRLYEAFLPDSFIRPQTDQAVETFIRDKYEKKKYMDRSVDIGAFRKERETKCKKSESAPDIKSEPVIFEKVKLPHRKDDAQLAKSSPQRTAEPVMDLLGLDTPVTTAVPNGKSNTSLEKELDLFGSTCLASSRTSQMINSLPVTGSGSVPENLNLFPESGGKAEEGTKKQLSKDSILSLYGPQTPQIPAQGALFMAPAQMPYPSAYTSFPAVPSPGGVMGGMMASPLGIMTQPAHPGVVGPMTVPTGYMGGMQAAVMGVPNGMMTQHAGYVAGMGAMAQPMYGMQPGQQLQWNVAQVSQQMAGMTFFGVGGMAGYGQPSANQGPNQTLSSPMWK; encoded by the exons ATGACCGGGAAGTCTGTGCGGGACGTGGAGCGGTACCAGGCCGTGCTATCTGAGCTGCTGCTGAGGGAGGAGAACAAGTTCTGCGCTGACTGCCAGGCTAAAG GACCAAGATGGGCGTCTTGGAATATTGGGGTATTCATGTGCATCCGCTGTGCGGGTGTCCACAGGAACCTTGGAGTCCACATCTCACGGGTGAAGTCTGTCAATCTGGATCAGTGGACTCAAGAACAGATACAG tgTATGGAAGAGATGGGAAATGGGAAGGCAAGACGACTGTACGAAGCATTCTTACCGGATAGTTTTATCCGACCACAGACAGACCA AGCAGTAGAAACATTCATCAGAGATAAATATGAAAAGAAGAAGTATATGGATCGCAGTGTAGACATCGGTGCATTCAGA AAAGAAAGAGAAACTAAGTGTAAGAAGTCTGAATCTGCACCTGATATAAAATCCGAACCTGTCATATTTGAGAAGGTAAAGTTG CCTCATAGAAAGGATGATGCTCAGCTCGCTAAAAGCTCTCCGCAAAGAACAGCAGAGCCGGTCATGGACCTTCTTGGCCTTG ACACTCCAGTGACTACTGCTGTTCCCAATGGAAAGTCAAATACCAGCTTGGAAAAGGAACTGGACCTTTTTGGCTCTACTTGCTTGGCCAGCTCAAGGACCAGTCAG ATGATCAACTCCCTGCCAGTAACCGGCTCAGGGTCTGTGCCAGAGAACCTTAACCTGTTTCCAGAATCTGGTGGGAAGGCCGAAGAAGGAACAAAGAAGCAGCTTTCTAAGGACTCAATCCTTTCTCTCTATGGGCCTCAGACTCCCCAAATTCCTGCTCAAG GAGCTCTTTTCATGGCACCAGCACAAATGCCATATCCGAGTGCTTACACCAGCTTTCCAGCAGTTCCATCGCCTGGTGGTGTTATGGGTGGTATGATGGCATCACCGTTGGGCATCATGACTCAACCAGCACACCCAGGTGTAGTTGGCCCTATGACGGTCCCAACTGGGTACATGGGTGGAATGCAGGCAGCAGTGATGGGTGTCCCTAATGGAATGATGACACAACATGCAGGCTATGTAGCGGGCATGGGTGCTATGGCACAGCCAATGTATGGCATGCAACCAGGACAACAGTTACAGTGGAATGTCGCTCAG GTGTCCCAACAGATGGCAGGGATGACCTTTTTTGGTGTGGGAGGAATGGCGGGATATGGACAGCCTTCGGCTAACCAGGGACCTAACCAGACCCTCAGCTCACCAATGTGGAAATGA